Part of the Candidatus Thiothrix putei genome, AACCATGCTGGCAAGCAACAGCGCTGCTTTGCGTAACATGTGAACCTCCTTTATAGCACTTAGCGCCTAACCACAATCATCATGAGCACATACTATAGAATGAATTTCACGCTTCAACCCATCAAACTTTACGCTATTCGCTCACTCGTGGCGCAATGCATCAATCGGGTCTAGCCGCGCCGCCCGTTTCGCAGGCATGTACCCAAACAACACACCAATACCTGCCGAAAACACAAACGACAACAAATTAATGCCCACGTTGAAGGTATACGGCACATTCATCACCTGCGACAAGCCGATGGATGCCAGCGTTGCCAACCCAATCCCGATCAAGCCGCCAAGGGACGCCAGTACCACCGCTTCGATCAAAAATTGCAGCAACACTTCACGTTCCAACGCCCCAATCGCCAGCCGGATACCGATTTCGCGGGTACGTTCGGTCACGGACACCAGCATAATATTCATAATGCCAATCCCACCGACCAACAAGCTGACCGAAGCCACCGCTGCCAGCAATGTAGTCATCACTTGCGTCGTGCCGGACAAGGCTTCGGCAATCTGGCGCGTATCCTGCACATTGAAATTGTCGTCCTTATCATCCCCCAATCTGCGGCGTTCGCGCATCAAGTTGGTCAATTGCTCTTTGACGCTGGTAATGTCGTTTTCGTCCTCGACCGACACCTGAATGCTGGACACGTTCTGATTGCCGGTCAAACGCCGTTGCACCGCTTTGATCGGCATAATCACCGTATCATCCTGATCACGCCCCATCGACGCTTGCCCTTTGGATACCAAAATGCCGATGATTTCGCAGGAAAAGTTATTCACCCGCAAGCTCTCACCCACGGGCTGTTGCGTGCCAAACAATTCGCGGCGAATGGTTTCCCCGATCAAACACACCGTTTGCCCTGCTTTTTCTTCTGCCTCGCTGAAAGTGCGCCCGGATGCCAGCTTCCAACTTCCGGCAATAAAGAAATCGTTGGTTGAACCCGTCACGCTGGTTGACCAGTTGTTTGACATGGAAACGACCGTGGCGCTCTTGCTCACTTCTGGTGCAACGGCTGCAAGCCCAGTAATCTGACTGCGAATCGCAGCGACATCTTCCAGCGAAAACGGTGGTGAACCGCCGCCACCGCCGCCGCCCGGTGGCCCCATCATGCGTTGCCCGTTACGGATTTGTAGTAGGTTGCTGCCAAGGCTGGATACCTGATTTTTCACCGCTTGGGTTGCGCCATTGCCCAGCGTTACCATCGTGATCACAGCAGATATACCTTACAGCGTCAAGACCTGAACATTTTTAAAGGTTTGAAAATTTGTTGTCATCAACTGGGTCAGTTCTTTCTTGTGATCGGTATCCAGCTTGTCGAGACAGTTGGTGATGGCCGCCTTGAAAGCGGGAAACTTATCATAGTATTTCGAGTACAAGCATTTTTTCTTGACGAACTTCCACAACCGTTCAATCAGATTGAGGTTGGGTGAATAGGTCGGTAAAAATAATAGTTCAATATTGAGCCTTTTCGCACAGGCAAACACGGCTTCACAGCGTTGATACTTGGCATTATCCAAGACCAAAGTGATCGGTATTTTGAGTGCTAACGCTGCAATTTTTTCCAATAATTCACACACGCTGTTAGCGTTGATATAGGAGTCGTTAGTGATCGTGATGAGTTGTAGCGTTATCGCATTGAGTGCGCCCAATACGTTGTAGCGTTGTCGACCACAGGGGGCTTTGATGAATACGCGGGAAAATGACCACAAAAACCCCAGAAACGGTGCTAACACGAAGTGGGCGGCATCGACAAAAAAAGGGCGCGTTTGCCCTCCTTAGCCTCCTGAATGCGCGGTTTTAGTTCATTTTCCAGGAACTTTTCTTGTGCTTCCACATCAGCTTTGGCGGGTATCATCCCCACTTTATGGATGTCCATCCCTATTTTCTTCATAAAGACACGTACCCTGTCCTCACTGCGTTTGATGCCTGTCAGCTCCTCAATCTTAGCGGCTGCCGCCTTGCTGGTTGCGGGGGGATATTCACGAAAATAGGCTTCAATCTTGTCTTTATATGCCATCAAATCACTCTGTGGTTTATTGAATCGTATTTCTTTAAGAGCTTCTAAACCGTTAGGTTGTAGGTAGGCGTTTAGGTAGGCAAGCAGCGTGGCTTCTGTAATCCTTTCCAATCGTTTGATTTCCTTATGCGTCAACTGTTGGGAT contains:
- a CDS encoding ABC transporter permease, encoding MVTLGNGATQAVKNQVSSLGSNLLQIRNGQRMMGPPGGGGGGGSPPFSLEDVAAIRSQITGLAAVAPEVSKSATVVSMSNNWSTSVTGSTNDFFIAGSWKLASGRTFSEAEEKAGQTVCLIGETIRRELFGTQQPVGESLRVNNFSCEIIGILVSKGQASMGRDQDDTVIMPIKAVQRRLTGNQNVSSIQVSVEDENDITSVKEQLTNLMRERRRLGDDKDDNFNVQDTRQIAEALSGTTQVMTTLLAAVASVSLLVGGIGIMNIMLVSVTERTREIGIRLAIGALEREVLLQFLIEAVVLASLGGLIGIGLATLASIGLSQVMNVPYTFNVGINLLSFVFSAGIGVLFGYMPAKRAARLDPIDALRHE